A DNA window from Acetilactobacillus jinshanensis contains the following coding sequences:
- a CDS encoding BspA family leucine-rich repeat surface protein, with product MNKKMLRNKAFLMSHTFNRTKLFHSKKGWLITSALFFALLGAFAVNASANANTTQQPVNSNKVITKKANNLLNNIVANAATKPNNTAELKSTSTQNNNQNANPSNLAKLNNLGSKENNSAKVATTPKVNSDNSQINKTTASSQNNVKKANFGVELGSTPSQHNEENKASDSHWIYDNSTQQYASDTQFNDWKTNAELSQAAYYGLNWQYSQKANAVEFTSGKLDSDVANATVDGPFGYNIQNPTIRNAKSLKFDSAVDTSNLTSLRNLFGGNGSVYSLDLGPNFNTQNVTNMQAAFQGNTNLRYLNFGDNFNTSNVTNMNSMFNNDPSLVDLNLNSFNTGNVTDMANMFTRDTNIKSLTFPSIFSANKVTTMHSMFESDENLSDLNLSSFNTTSDLTDTGWMFCSDFNLKSVNIPNTFHTSNVTSMDSMFWNDHSLQSLTLPESFDTSNVTNMSGMFNNNYNLKSLNLPSTFNGNKVTTMHSMFESDFSLSDLDLSSLKTSSDLTDLGWMFCDDGALKSLEFPEGFNTNSVTSMASMFWGAGSLQKIIFSPLFNTSNVVNMDGMLNSSALNQLTIKSNGTKFNSEAFSTPINMYKQLSNNTYSDTPNNFLYGNIGTFVAGYIAFPITNPNDTLAKTYPTLTDNQWNQNYHFNNPEGQNNDIESIIPHKDDNGEIDYWDVYYLWNPDPGNPGQSAYDEWGWARATPDFKQFYPVDINNPVSLKNVAIPNPEYEINGQNRIEVNSSDIPVSIRIPWHQVAGGSVIPNKHGNGQWLTHDVITGNPIDQNARLAYFANYGNNDDCYLAYANPIYSNGTIVGYKQFRPYSEQNVFTTKTSGAALGNTRDPYVIINPENHNQLLAYCAGGTDQKIYVLSSSDAVNWVLASSINVHKLLNYTLNNNDSHNINSAETPYVAILNGTPILFMSEQDTSDKDTEGIIYATGSLNNGIFQLSPNSHIGRVDLGHDVYAGNFAQLNDNELVFIGWSNSWAYFNGKHAGGFTLPRYISWNNSTNTLNSTPIEPIINNLSDRDNNGNFKVNGKVSIKFNQPTNNFDITFSRINNARNNVEFKFNNGKFTVTRQGSANGVTDLNDDNFVNLTINKLSNVQFYLDNDTIEAYLPDVSQMYTVLDYDDTRNMPYKVTGIPSNAGITSYQFKDDTIVPEDTTNVQPSHEISASTNDNNQNEPVPDSSTNSNNTANVPSTIITPNATNVPSNNSIVTRTSLKVSNVVSNKEQSGKGSNGHYATVPNNFIALTDVTRRNHFYVHGHAVKITRKAAKNTKVLSAYLKSHKIQYTVKIGKLIGHIYGYIKNIKPSFMNRKHVKVQISNDQIARVATRNVKIISAARKGSNVTYHVAFKHMKHIMHGVIYAKVTKRIFVKCGTYKKTKLSSEYYPVRKVRYGSYTLVKKPCMVHSSKNFTKGNAVKSLHPSIMLNVKRIVRIGNMTRFVLNNGGFITGLKRYMKLY from the coding sequence TTGAATAAGAAAATGTTACGAAATAAAGCCTTTTTAATGAGTCATACCTTTAATAGAACGAAGTTATTCCATTCAAAAAAGGGATGGCTAATTACTAGCGCTTTATTTTTTGCCTTGTTGGGTGCTTTTGCTGTTAACGCATCAGCTAATGCCAATACTACACAGCAGCCCGTGAATTCTAACAAGGTAATTACTAAAAAAGCAAATAACTTATTAAATAATATCGTAGCTAATGCAGCTACTAAACCAAATAATACTGCTGAATTAAAATCCACTAGTACCCAAAACAATAATCAGAATGCTAATCCATCTAATTTAGCAAAGCTTAATAATTTAGGTAGTAAAGAAAATAATAGTGCCAAGGTAGCTACTACACCTAAGGTGAATTCTGATAATAGTCAGATAAATAAAACCACTGCAAGTTCTCAGAATAATGTTAAGAAAGCTAATTTTGGCGTAGAGTTAGGATCTACTCCGTCACAGCATAACGAAGAAAATAAGGCTAGCGATAGTCATTGGATTTATGATAATAGTACTCAGCAATACGCTAGTGATACCCAATTTAATGATTGGAAAACTAATGCTGAATTAAGTCAGGCTGCATATTATGGCTTAAATTGGCAATATAGCCAAAAAGCAAATGCCGTTGAATTTACTAGTGGTAAATTAGACAGCGATGTTGCAAATGCTACGGTAGATGGTCCGTTTGGCTATAATATTCAGAATCCCACTATTAGAAATGCCAAATCCCTTAAATTTGACAGTGCTGTTGACACATCGAATCTAACATCATTAAGAAATCTATTTGGTGGTAATGGTTCCGTATACTCATTAGATTTAGGCCCCAACTTTAATACTCAAAATGTAACCAATATGCAAGCTGCATTTCAAGGCAACACTAATCTAAGGTACCTTAATTTTGGTGATAATTTTAATACCAGCAACGTAACCAACATGAATAGCATGTTCAATAATGACCCTAGTTTAGTAGACTTAAATTTAAATAGCTTTAATACTGGTAACGTTACTGACATGGCTAATATGTTTACTCGTGATACTAATATCAAATCACTCACTTTTCCAAGCATATTTAGCGCTAATAAAGTGACTACAATGCATAGCATGTTTGAGAGTGATGAAAATTTATCCGATTTAAATTTATCATCATTTAATACAACTAGTGATTTAACTGATACGGGTTGGATGTTCTGTAGTGATTTTAATTTAAAGTCGGTTAACATACCTAATACATTTCACACTAGTAACGTTACATCGATGGACAGTATGTTCTGGAACGATCATTCGCTACAGTCTTTAACATTACCAGAATCATTTGACACTAGTAATGTAACAAACATGAGTGGGATGTTTAATAATAACTATAATCTAAAATCACTTAATCTACCGAGTACGTTTAACGGTAATAAAGTGACTACAATGCATAGTATGTTTGAGAGTGACTTTAGTCTGTCAGACCTAGACTTATCATCACTTAAGACTAGCAGTGACTTGACTGATTTAGGTTGGATGTTTTGTGATGATGGTGCATTAAAATCATTAGAATTTCCCGAGGGCTTTAATACTAATAGCGTCACATCAATGGCTAGTATGTTCTGGGGAGCAGGTTCTTTACAAAAAATAATATTTTCACCATTATTCAACACAAGTAATGTAGTAAATATGGATGGTATGCTTAATTCTTCAGCATTAAATCAGTTGACTATTAAATCTAATGGTACTAAATTTAATAGCGAAGCTTTTTCTACGCCAATAAATATGTATAAGCAATTATCAAATAATACCTATTCAGACACACCAAACAATTTTCTTTATGGAAACATAGGTACATTTGTAGCGGGTTATATAGCATTTCCAATTACTAATCCAAATGACACTTTAGCCAAAACTTATCCCACGTTAACTGATAATCAGTGGAATCAGAATTATCATTTTAATAATCCAGAAGGGCAAAATAATGATATTGAATCTATTATTCCTCATAAAGATGATAATGGGGAGATTGATTATTGGGATGTCTATTATTTGTGGAACCCTGATCCTGGTAATCCTGGGCAAAGTGCCTATGATGAATGGGGCTGGGCACGAGCAACACCTGATTTTAAACAATTTTATCCTGTAGATATTAATAATCCAGTATCATTAAAAAATGTTGCTATTCCTAATCCTGAATATGAAATTAATGGTCAAAATAGGATTGAAGTAAATTCATCAGACATTCCAGTATCTATTCGAATCCCATGGCATCAAGTCGCTGGTGGATCTGTTATTCCAAATAAGCATGGGAATGGTCAATGGTTAACTCATGATGTTATTACTGGAAACCCAATTGATCAGAATGCCAGATTGGCTTACTTTGCTAATTATGGGAATAACGATGATTGTTATTTAGCATATGCTAACCCAATTTATAGTAATGGAACAATCGTCGGCTATAAACAATTCAGGCCATATAGTGAGCAAAATGTTTTTACAACAAAGACTTCTGGCGCTGCGCTTGGTAATACTCGAGATCCATACGTGATTATTAATCCGGAAAATCACAATCAGTTATTAGCATATTGTGCTGGAGGAACAGATCAAAAAATTTATGTATTGTCTAGTAGCGATGCTGTTAATTGGGTATTAGCTTCTTCCATTAATGTTCATAAATTATTAAATTATACACTTAATAATAATGATTCTCATAATATAAATAGTGCTGAAACACCATATGTAGCAATTTTAAATGGCACACCAATACTATTTATGAGTGAACAAGACACTAGTGATAAAGATACTGAAGGTATTATTTACGCAACCGGTTCTTTAAATAACGGTATCTTTCAATTATCACCGAATTCTCACATAGGAAGAGTTGATTTAGGTCATGATGTTTATGCTGGTAATTTCGCTCAATTAAATGATAATGAATTAGTATTTATTGGTTGGTCAAACAGTTGGGCCTATTTTAATGGAAAACATGCCGGAGGATTTACATTACCACGTTACATTAGTTGGAATAACTCTACTAATACTTTAAATTCGACTCCCATTGAACCAATTATAAATAACTTGTCAGATAGAGATAATAATGGGAATTTTAAAGTGAATGGCAAGGTCAGTATTAAATTTAATCAACCAACAAATAATTTTGACATAACATTTTCTCGTATTAATAATGCTCGTAATAATGTTGAATTCAAATTCAATAATGGTAAATTCACAGTTACTCGACAAGGTAGCGCTAATGGGGTTACTGATTTAAATGACGATAATTTTGTTAATTTAACTATTAATAAATTATCTAATGTCCAGTTTTATTTAGATAATGATACTATTGAAGCTTACTTACCAGATGTTAGTCAGATGTACACTGTATTAGATTATGATGATACTCGTAACATGCCATACAAAGTAACAGGTATACCGAGTAACGCTGGTATTACTAGTTATCAATTTAAAGATGACACTATAGTTCCTGAAGATACAACAAATGTACAACCGAGCCATGAAATTAGTGCCAGTACTAATGATAATAATCAGAATGAACCAGTACCTGATTCATCAACTAATTCTAATAACACTGCGAATGTACCATCCACTATAATTACACCGAATGCAACAAATGTACCATCAAATAATTCCATTGTTACTCGTACTAGTCTAAAAGTTAGTAATGTTGTAAGTAATAAAGAACAATCAGGTAAAGGATCTAATGGTCATTACGCCACTGTACCAAATAACTTTATTGCATTAACGGATGTTACTAGGCGTAATCATTTCTACGTACATGGCCATGCCGTTAAAATTACTCGTAAAGCTGCTAAGAATACTAAAGTATTATCAGCATATCTTAAAAGTCATAAGATTCAGTACACCGTTAAGATTGGCAAGTTAATCGGTCATATTTATGGCTACATTAAGAATATAAAGCCATCATTTATGAACCGTAAGCATGTTAAGGTTCAAATCAGCAATGATCAAATTGCTCGTGTTGCTACTAGGAATGTGAAAATAATATCTGCTGCTCGTAAAGGTAGTAATGTTACATATCACGTTGCATTTAAGCATATGAAGCATATTATGCATGGTGTGATCTATGCTAAGGTAACGAAGAGAATCTTTGTTAAATGTGGTACCTATAAGAAAACTAAGTTAAGCAGTGAGTACTATCCCGTAAGAAAAGTTCGTTACGGGAGTTATACTCTGGTTAAGAAACCATGCATGGTTCACAGTAGTAAGAATTTTACGAAAGGGAATGCTGTTAAGTCTTTGCACCCCAGTATAATGTTAAATGTGAAACGTATAGTTCGTATTGGTAATATGACACGCTTTGTATTGAATAATGGTGGATTTATAACTGGACTTAAGAGGTATATGAAATTATATTAA
- a CDS encoding IS30 family transposase, which translates to MSYGQIALRLHHSKSVIWNEVHRLTYYNPDKAQADEKKKRSHCGRHPILNGYTESIIYNDLKLKYPPEIIAHELHIAASSIYNWIYKHRITGVTLSLLPEHGLRRKRKRDRRGHFPIKRLINERPADVNNRSLFGNWEADTIMSPRGKAKPCLVTFIERKTRLLWSMIIPNRTHKSFAVAMKIFMSHFKPYVKSITTDHGREFSHNYIQAMVYHLRFYFCHPYSPWERGTNERMNRKLRGYFPKGTNFNNVSQDEVFDAVRQIDTRPMEALNYRTAIQAFRDEINKLPNRSKQS; encoded by the coding sequence TTGTCCTACGGACAAATTGCATTACGGTTACATCATTCTAAATCAGTTATCTGGAATGAAGTTCATCGTTTAACGTATTATAATCCTGATAAAGCTCAAGCAGATGAGAAAAAGAAGCGTAGTCATTGTGGACGTCACCCAATTCTAAACGGGTATACCGAAAGTATTATTTATAATGATTTAAAGCTTAAGTATCCACCTGAGATAATCGCACATGAGCTGCATATTGCGGCTAGTTCTATTTATAACTGGATATACAAGCATCGAATAACTGGCGTAACTTTAAGCTTATTGCCAGAGCATGGCCTAAGACGCAAAAGAAAACGTGACCGTCGTGGGCACTTCCCTATTAAAAGGCTGATTAATGAACGTCCTGCTGACGTTAATAATCGATCATTGTTCGGTAATTGGGAAGCTGACACAATCATGTCACCGCGAGGTAAAGCAAAGCCTTGTCTGGTAACTTTCATTGAACGTAAAACACGACTTTTATGGTCGATGATCATACCGAATCGAACTCATAAGTCATTTGCGGTGGCCATGAAAATATTCATGAGCCACTTTAAGCCTTACGTTAAGTCCATAACTACGGATCATGGTCGTGAGTTTTCTCATAATTATATCCAAGCCATGGTATATCATCTTCGCTTTTACTTCTGTCACCCATATTCGCCATGGGAACGTGGCACAAACGAAAGGATGAACCGTAAGTTACGTGGTTATTTCCCGAAGGGAACTAACTTCAATAATGTAAGCCAAGATGAAGTCTTTGATGCCGTACGTCAAATAGACACCAGGCCTATGGAAGCTCTTAATTACAGGACAGCTATTCAAGCTTTTCGTGATGAGATTAATAAATTACCAAATCGTTCTAAACAAAGTTGA
- a CDS encoding NCS2 family permease: MRSMIAKYFHFKELGTNLKTETLAGITTFTAMAYILFVNPNVLGAAGMNKGAVFTATALASALGCFIMGIVANYPIALSSSLGINAFFAYSVCVGMHIPWQTALAGVFAASIIFVILTAFKIRELIINAIPADFKRAISGGIGLFIAFIGFQNGGLIVANKSNLVGLGSLHVGTTWLTVFGLVLTIVLFTMRIPAAIFIGMICTTILGISTKLIPLPTKIVSGMPSLKPTFLVALKNLDKINTLQLAVVVLTFLLVTFFDTAGTLVGLCEQAGLIKNNHIPRIGRTLVADSSDMVIGSLLGTSPMGAFVESSTGISMGGRSGFTVVVTGLLFIIGGFFSPLLSVITDQVTAPALIIVGILMAQSLAKINWKDFAIATPAFLIMIGIPLTYSVSDGIALGFIMYPITMLATKRAKHVNIIMYSLAIVFLFFMWILNEN; this comes from the coding sequence TTGAGATCAATGATTGCTAAATACTTCCATTTCAAGGAGTTAGGCACTAACTTGAAAACGGAAACCCTAGCCGGAATTACTACTTTTACGGCGATGGCTTACATCTTGTTCGTCAACCCAAACGTCTTGGGAGCCGCGGGTATGAATAAAGGTGCCGTCTTTACAGCGACTGCCCTAGCTAGTGCACTGGGCTGTTTTATCATGGGGATCGTTGCAAACTACCCAATTGCCCTTTCATCTAGTCTAGGGATCAACGCCTTCTTTGCTTATTCGGTCTGTGTCGGGATGCACATCCCTTGGCAAACCGCTCTAGCTGGTGTTTTTGCAGCTTCAATCATCTTCGTCATCTTAACTGCATTTAAGATCCGTGAACTGATCATCAACGCCATTCCTGCTGACTTCAAGCGAGCCATCAGTGGCGGAATTGGTCTGTTCATTGCGTTCATCGGTTTTCAGAACGGTGGTTTGATCGTTGCTAATAAGAGTAACTTGGTTGGCCTAGGTTCACTTCACGTCGGGACCACCTGGTTGACCGTTTTTGGTCTAGTATTAACCATCGTTTTATTCACAATGCGGATCCCTGCCGCCATTTTCATTGGCATGATTTGTACCACAATCTTAGGGATTTCCACTAAGTTAATTCCGTTACCAACTAAAATCGTTTCTGGAATGCCAAGTTTAAAGCCAACCTTCTTAGTCGCTTTAAAGAATTTAGATAAAATTAATACATTACAATTAGCGGTTGTCGTTCTAACGTTCCTACTGGTTACCTTCTTTGATACTGCTGGTACGTTAGTTGGTTTGTGTGAACAAGCCGGTTTAATTAAAAATAACCACATTCCAAGGATTGGTAGAACTTTAGTCGCCGATTCGTCAGACATGGTCATCGGTTCACTATTAGGGACTTCCCCAATGGGTGCCTTCGTTGAATCATCCACCGGGATTTCCATGGGTGGTCGTTCAGGCTTCACCGTTGTCGTTACTGGATTACTGTTCATCATCGGTGGTTTCTTCTCACCGTTACTAAGTGTCATCACCGATCAGGTTACCGCTCCGGCTTTAATCATCGTTGGGATTTTAATGGCCCAATCCTTAGCTAAGATCAACTGGAAAGACTTTGCCATTGCTACCCCAGCTTTCTTAATCATGATTGGAATTCCGTTGACCTACAGTGTTTCTGATGGAATTGCATTAGGCTTCATCATGTACCCAATCACGATGCTTGCTACGAAGCGTGCTAAACACGTTAATATCATCATGTATTCATTAGCCATCGTGTTCCTGTTCTTCATGTGGATCTTGAATGAAAATTAA
- a CDS encoding GRP family sugar transporter → MNILIALSPAILWGCNPLWAHFCGGESIEQLLGATYGAFIIGLLIFIFKQPTITAWDFLWCFLAGVGWSVGQLTQFEGFIKLGAATTTPISAGTQLVGVNLAGVMFFGSWKSPMAKVIGFAAVVLVMLGVYLTTKTDQQSTPKQRNNSAKYVIELIFGSLFGYGCCSTLPKIPGTNGWSAFPPQAVGMIVTAVLLSLILKQYRGKKLLFSKHTFKNMLTGFNTGLGTFGYLVSLMINGVSTAFTLSQMSIVVGTLGGLFILHEHKTRKALIYTIAGLILTVIGGVMTGFIH, encoded by the coding sequence TTGAATATTTTAATCGCCTTATCACCCGCAATTCTATGGGGCTGTAACCCACTTTGGGCACACTTTTGTGGTGGTGAGTCTATTGAGCAGCTGTTAGGTGCTACTTATGGTGCCTTTATTATCGGCTTATTAATCTTTATCTTTAAACAACCAACGATTACCGCCTGGGATTTTCTGTGGTGCTTCTTAGCCGGTGTCGGATGGTCAGTTGGTCAGTTGACCCAATTCGAAGGTTTCATTAAATTAGGTGCTGCTACGACTACACCAATTTCTGCTGGAACACAGCTGGTCGGAGTTAACCTAGCCGGCGTCATGTTCTTTGGGAGCTGGAAATCACCGATGGCCAAAGTAATTGGCTTTGCGGCAGTCGTCTTGGTAATGTTGGGTGTTTACTTAACTACTAAGACTGATCAGCAAAGTACCCCTAAGCAACGGAATAATTCTGCTAAATACGTAATTGAATTAATCTTTGGTAGTTTATTTGGTTACGGTTGTTGTTCGACTTTACCAAAGATTCCGGGAACTAACGGCTGGTCGGCATTTCCACCGCAGGCCGTTGGGATGATCGTCACGGCAGTCTTACTATCGTTAATTCTTAAGCAGTACCGTGGCAAGAAATTACTCTTTAGTAAACATACGTTCAAGAACATGCTGACTGGATTCAACACCGGTTTAGGTACGTTTGGTTACTTAGTATCGTTAATGATCAACGGTGTATCAACGGCCTTTACGTTATCCCAAATGTCGATCGTCGTTGGGACCTTAGGTGGTTTATTTATTCTGCATGAACATAAGACTCGAAAAGCTTTGATTTACACGATTGCGGGCTTAATTCTGACTGTGATCGGTGGAGTCATGACTGGCTTTATTCATTAA